A window from Falco naumanni isolate bFalNau1 chromosome 3, bFalNau1.pat, whole genome shotgun sequence encodes these proteins:
- the ADCYAP1 gene encoding pituitary adenylate cyclase-activating polypeptide isoform X2 — translation MCSKAILALLVYGIIMHCSVYCSPAAGLQYPALRLEDEVYDEDGNTLQDFAYDHEPLGIANPSSMIGEMYTLYYPPEKRHADGIFNKAYRKLLGQLSARKYLHSLMAKRVGGASGGPGDEAEPLTKRHIDGIFTDSYSRYRKQMAVKKYLAAVLGKRYKQRVKNKGRRVAYL, via the exons ATGTGTAGCAAAGCGATCCTAGCACTTCTGGTCTATGGCATAATAATGCACTGCAGCGTCTACTGCTCACCTGCGGCCGGACTTCAGTACCCGGCGCTCAG GCTGGAGGATGAAGTCTACGACGAGGACGGGAACACCCTGCAGGACTTCGCCTACGACCACGAGCCCCTCGGTATAGCGAATCCATCCTCCATGATCGGCGAGATGTACACCTTGTACTACCCACCGGAAAAGAG GCACGCCGATGGGATCTTCAACAAAGCCTACAGGAAACTCCTGGGCCAGTTATCCGCCAGGAAATATCTGCACTCCCTGATGGCCAAGCGGGTCGG CGGTGCCAGCGGCGGCCCGGGGGACGAGGCGGAACCGCTGACCAAGCGGCACATAGACGGCATCTTCACGGACAGCTACAGCCGCTACCGGAAACAAATGGCTGTCAAGAAATACTTAGCAGCCGTCCTGGGGAAAAGGTATAAACAAAGAGTTAAAAACAAAGGACGCCGAGTAGCGTATTTGTAG